One segment of Nostoc flagelliforme CCNUN1 DNA contains the following:
- a CDS encoding beta strand repeat-containing protein: MANSIFNLSDINGTNGFAINGINVGDRSGNSVSSAGDINGDGLDDVIIGAFRADSGQSYVVFGSKGGFSAQLNLSTLNGTNGFAINGINSGDQSGYSVSSAGDINGDGIDDVIIGARSASPNGTNSGQSYVVFGSKGGFDAQLNLSTLNGTNGFTVNGINPDDFSGGSVSSAGDINGDGIDDVIIGADTADPNDIGGSGQSYVVFGSKGGFDSSFNLSTLNGTNGFAVNGINAYDLSGHSVSSAGDINGDGIDDLIIGALFASPNATRSGQSYVVFGSKGGFDSSFNLSTLNGTNGFAVNGINASDYSGGSVSSAGDINGDGIDDLIIGAFRADPNGTNSGQNYVVFGSKGGFDSSFNLSTLNGTNGFAINGINAGDYSGYSVSSAGDINGDGIDDVIIGALYASPNGPRSGQSYVLFGSKGGFDSSFNLSTLNGSNGFAINGINAADFSGASVSSAGDINGDGINDLIIGASNFRSGIFSGQSYVLFGAKNIGSGSTINLTGTAATDTIVGTIGNNIIDGQADNDTLTGNGDQDKFIIRRGDGNDIITDFGGVDKGLNPSAAVIANVDTLQFKGNGLTVRNLQLTQKGKNLEVTFENVANTKVTLQNFKLENLDNLLATFSEPAIGNILFDGQISIADSFDVINANSTQTSIYNTNTVTFLNDLNNKITGFDNSNDVINGQGGNDIINGLSGNDLLRGDAGNDILIGGAGNDTFVGGVGADKFLYNTGAVFVSSAVGVDAISDFQHCQGDKIILDKTTFNAITSAAGTGFSNASDFKITSSVATSTAKIVYDPVSGQLFYNQNGSAAGFGNGGLFATLTGAPMTTSDFVLQA, encoded by the coding sequence ATGGCAAATTCAATTTTTAACCTTTCGGATATCAACGGCACTAACGGCTTTGCCATCAATGGCATCAATGTAGGTGACCGATCAGGCAATTCTGTCAGCAGTGCTGGAGACATCAACGGCGACGGTCTTGACGACGTGATTATTGGGGCATTTCGTGCCGACTCAGGGCAGAGCTACGTGGTGTTTGGCAGCAAAGGCGGTTTTAGTGCTCAACTCAACCTCTCCACGCTCAACGGCACTAACGGCTTTGCCATCAACGGCATCAATTCAGGTGACCAATCAGGCTATTCTGTCAGCAGTGCCGGAGACATCAACGGGGACGGTATCGATGACGTGATCATCGGAGCAAGGAGTGCCTCCCCCAACGGCACCAATTCAGGGCAGAGCTACGTGGTGTTTGGCAGCAAGGGGGGTTTTGATGCTCAACTCAACCTCTCCACCCTTAACGGCACTAACGGCTTTACTGTCAACGGCATCAATCCAGATGACTTTTCAGGCGGTTCTGTCAGCAGTGCCGGAGATATCAACGGCGATGGCATCGACGACGTGATCATCGGGGCAGATACTGCCGACCCCAACGATATCGGCGGCTCAGGTCAGAGCTACGTGGTGTTTGGCAGCAAGGGGGGTTTTGATTCCAGCTTCAACCTCTCCACCCTCAACGGCACTAACGGCTTTGCCGTCAACGGCATCAATGCATATGACTTGTCTGGCCATTCAGTGAGCAGTGCCGGAGACATCAACGGCGACGGTATCGACGACCTGATTATTGGGGCACTCTTTGCCTCCCCCAACGCCACTAGGTCAGGGCAGAGCTACGTGGTGTTTGGCAGCAAAGGGGGTTTTGATTCCAGCTTCAACCTATCGACCCTCAACGGTACTAACGGCTTTGCCGTCAACGGCATCAATGCAAGTGACTACTCAGGCGGTTCTGTCAGCAGTGCGGGAGATATCAACGGTGACGGCATTGACGACTTGATCATCGGGGCATTTCGTGCCGACCCCAACGGCACCAATTCAGGGCAGAACTACGTGGTGTTTGGCAGCAAGGGGGGTTTTGATTCCAGCTTCAACCTCTCCACCCTCAACGGCACTAACGGCTTTGCCATCAACGGCATCAATGCAGGTGACTACTCAGGCTATTCAGTCAGCAGTGCGGGAGACATCAACGGCGACGGTATCGACGACGTGATCATCGGGGCACTCTATGCCTCTCCCAACGGGCCTAGATCAGGGCAGAGCTACGTGCTGTTTGGCAGCAAAGGGGGTTTTGATTCCAGCTTCAACCTCTCCACCCTCAACGGTAGTAACGGCTTTGCCATCAACGGCATCAATGCAGCTGACTTTTCAGGCGCTTCTGTCAGCAGTGCGGGAGACATCAACGGCGACGGTATCAACGACCTGATTATCGGGGCATCAAATTTCCGCAGCGGCATATTCTCAGGGCAGAGCTACGTGCTGTTTGGGGCAAAGAATATAGGCAGTGGCAGCACTATTAACCTGACGGGAACTGCTGCTACAGATACTATTGTAGGCACAATTGGCAACAACATCATTGACGGCCAAGCCGATAACGATACCCTCACAGGTAACGGTGATCAAGATAAGTTTATTATTCGCCGAGGCGATGGTAATGACATCATTACCGATTTTGGTGGCGTAGATAAAGGCTTAAACCCATCGGCAGCGGTAATTGCCAATGTTGATACACTGCAATTTAAAGGTAATGGCTTGACTGTCCGAAATCTGCAACTAACTCAAAAAGGCAAAAACTTAGAAGTCACGTTTGAAAATGTGGCTAATACCAAAGTCACTCTGCAAAACTTCAAATTAGAAAATCTAGATAACCTGCTAGCAACTTTTTCAGAACCAGCGATTGGCAATATCCTGTTTGATGGGCAAATCAGCATCGCCGACAGCTTTGATGTGATTAATGCTAACTCCACTCAAACTAGCATTTACAACACAAACACTGTTACCTTCCTCAATGACTTAAACAATAAGATCACGGGTTTTGACAATTCCAATGATGTGATTAATGGTCAAGGGGGTAACGACATTATCAATGGCTTGAGTGGCAACGACCTGCTGCGCGGCGATGCTGGCAATGATATTCTCATCGGTGGCGCTGGTAATGATACCTTTGTCGGTGGTGTGGGTGCTGACAAATTCCTTTACAATACCGGAGCTGTTTTTGTCTCTTCTGCTGTTGGTGTAGATGCCATTAGTGACTTCCAACACTGCCAAGGTGACAAAATTATCCTGGATAAAACTACCTTTAATGCAATTACTTCTGCTGCGGGAACAGGTTTTAGTAATGCTAGTGATTTTAAAATCACTTCTTCAGTGGCGACTAGCACGGCAAAAATTGTCTACGATCCTGTGAGTGGACAGTTGTTCTACAACCAAAATGGCAGCGCGGCTGGTTTTGGCAACGGTGGTCTATTTGCAACTCTAACTGGTGCGCCAATGACGACATCAGATTTTGTATTGCAAGCATAG
- a CDS encoding M20 family metallopeptidase, producing MVSTFPNPSSVDLSRIRLSIRSLQPQLVEWRRRLHQQPELGFQEKLTAEFVSQKLQEWGIDNQTSIAQTGIVATIKGNKPPTPHSPLLRLRSVQVPTPQVLAIRADMDALPIQELNEVPYKSQHDGVMHACGHDGHTAIALGTAYYLQQHRQDFSGTVKIIFQPAEESPGGAKPMIEAGVLKNPDVDAIIGLHLWNNLPLGTVGVRAGALMAAVECFNCTILGKGGHGALPHQTVDSVVVAAQIVNALQTIVARNVNPIDSAVVTVGELHAGTKRNVIADTARMSATVRYFNPSLKGFFNQRVEQIIAGICQSHGASYDLEYWSLYPPVINDIKMAELVRTVAEEVVETPLGIVPECQTMAAEDMSFFLQEIPGCYFFLGSANPEKDLAYPHHHPRFDFDETALGMGVEIFVRCVEKFFS from the coding sequence ATGGTTTCCACCTTTCCCAATCCCTCATCTGTTGATCTATCTCGCATCCGACTTTCAATCCGTTCATTGCAACCGCAATTGGTAGAGTGGCGGCGGCGATTGCATCAACAACCAGAGTTGGGTTTTCAAGAAAAACTGACGGCTGAGTTTGTCTCACAAAAGCTGCAAGAATGGGGAATTGACAACCAAACTAGCATTGCCCAAACTGGCATTGTTGCTACCATCAAAGGTAACAAACCCCCCACTCCCCACTCCCCACTACTTCGGCTTCGCTCAGTACAAGTCCCCACTCCCCAAGTTTTAGCTATTCGGGCGGATATGGATGCTTTGCCAATCCAAGAACTCAACGAAGTGCCGTATAAATCGCAGCATGATGGAGTGATGCACGCTTGTGGACATGATGGACATACTGCGATCGCTTTAGGTACAGCTTATTATCTGCAACAGCATCGCCAAGACTTCTCCGGTACGGTGAAAATCATCTTTCAGCCAGCAGAAGAATCACCAGGAGGCGCAAAGCCGATGATTGAAGCTGGAGTGCTGAAAAATCCTGATGTTGACGCGATTATTGGTTTGCACTTGTGGAATAATTTGCCCTTGGGAACAGTGGGTGTCCGAGCTGGGGCGTTGATGGCAGCTGTGGAGTGCTTTAACTGCACAATTTTGGGCAAAGGTGGACACGGCGCACTACCGCATCAAACGGTGGATTCAGTTGTAGTTGCTGCCCAAATTGTAAATGCCTTGCAAACCATTGTCGCTCGGAATGTGAATCCCATTGATTCAGCAGTGGTGACAGTGGGCGAACTTCATGCTGGAACTAAGCGGAATGTGATTGCTGATACAGCGAGAATGAGTGCTACTGTCAGGTATTTTAATCCTAGTTTGAAAGGCTTTTTCAACCAGCGTGTCGAGCAGATTATTGCTGGAATTTGTCAAAGTCATGGTGCGAGTTATGACTTAGAATACTGGTCACTTTATCCACCAGTAATTAATGATATAAAGATGGCGGAATTGGTGCGAACTGTAGCAGAAGAAGTAGTAGAAACGCCGTTGGGTATTGTGCCAGAATGCCAGACTATGGCTGCTGAAGATATGTCATTTTTCTTGCAAGAGATTCCTGGTTGCTATTTCTTTTTAGGTTCAGCGAATCCAGAGAAAGATTTGGCGTATCCTCATCATCATCCCCGGTTTGATTTTGATGAAACCGCCTTGGGAATGGGTGTAGAAATATTTGTGAGATGCGTGGAGAAGTTTTTTAGTTGA
- the bioD gene encoding dethiobiotin synthase, producing the protein MLNTLLITGTDTEAGKTVLTTALAAYWQKYYPQRSWGIMKPIQSGIGDREWYQKLFALEQSSEEITPLYFQAPLAPPIAAARENRQVDLAVVWQALSKLRSQRDFVLVEALGGLGSPVTEELTVADLAGEWRLPTVLVVPVRLGAIAQAVANVALARQSRINLKGIVLNCVQRRTDAEIADWTPHQLIQSLTNTPVLGCLPYLDNLTDLDKLAQIASDLDWETLTL; encoded by the coding sequence ATGTTAAACACACTACTGATTACTGGAACTGATACTGAAGCTGGTAAAACCGTTTTAACAACAGCGTTAGCAGCCTATTGGCAAAAATATTACCCGCAGCGTAGCTGGGGAATCATGAAACCGATTCAATCGGGGATTGGCGATCGCGAGTGGTATCAAAAGCTATTTGCACTAGAACAATCTTCAGAAGAAATTACACCTTTGTACTTTCAAGCACCTTTGGCCCCTCCCATCGCAGCAGCACGGGAAAATCGCCAAGTAGATTTAGCAGTAGTTTGGCAAGCTTTGTCTAAACTGCGATCGCAACGTGATTTTGTGCTTGTAGAAGCTTTGGGTGGATTAGGTTCGCCAGTAACTGAGGAATTAACCGTAGCTGATTTAGCGGGAGAATGGCGTTTACCAACGGTATTAGTAGTGCCAGTTAGATTGGGTGCGATCGCTCAAGCAGTGGCGAACGTAGCATTAGCTAGACAATCGCGCATCAATCTTAAAGGCATTGTTCTCAACTGCGTACAAAGACGAACGGATGCAGAAATAGCCGACTGGACACCGCACCAATTGATTCAATCACTTACTAACACGCCAGTTTTAGGCTGCTTACCCTATTTAGATAACCTGACTGATTTAGATAAACTTGCTCAAATAGCATCAGATTTAGATTGGGAAACACTGACACTTTAA
- a CDS encoding serine/threonine-protein kinase — MQPPITVGTVLQNRYRIIQILGQGGFGRTYLAEDQRRFNELCAIKELISTATEALAWEKAQELFHREAAILYQIEHPQVPKFRERFEQDQRLFLVEDYVAGQTYQTLLAERQAVGQTFTESEVLKLIQLLLPVLEHIHSRGIIHRDISPENIILRDSDAKPVLIDFGVVKELATRLRSPESAMPETTVGKLGYSPSEQMQTGGAYPSSDLYALAVTAIVLLTGKEPRDLFDENQLTWNWQRWATVNPRFAIVLNRMLNHIPSERYQSAASVSQVLQALDQVSLPPLNVSNVQTIAVGRRPDSVPPAASPKKQPAPVIPPSSPSSLLDNPLAIAAIGIAVVIIAGFGSWALVSSIRSQSKPSPTQTLSQNFPSPVISGGTTFTSTPTTEEPIISSRRLNLKASNPTTVADTLKTNQIIRYSFFGQEGDNLTTFLDPGSSVLLTVFSPNQQPIDQDVQQVTSYKGTLLATGRYTIELTLVPGVAESNYNLNVALETPAKPTPTETPIPIPTETPLPIPTETPIPIPTETPLPIPTETPIPIPTETPLPIPTETPFPIPTETPSPIPTTGETPSFPPADGTQPFSGQRN, encoded by the coding sequence ATGCAACCACCCATTACAGTTGGCACTGTCTTGCAAAACCGTTATCGCATAATTCAAATTCTTGGACAAGGAGGATTTGGTAGAACCTATCTGGCAGAAGACCAGAGGCGCTTTAACGAACTTTGCGCGATCAAGGAATTGATTTCAACAGCAACGGAGGCTTTGGCTTGGGAGAAGGCACAAGAGCTTTTTCACCGAGAAGCTGCGATTTTATATCAAATTGAACACCCACAAGTCCCTAAATTCCGGGAAAGATTTGAGCAAGACCAACGTTTATTTTTAGTAGAGGACTACGTTGCAGGTCAAACGTACCAAACTCTGCTGGCTGAACGTCAAGCTGTAGGTCAAACTTTCACAGAGTCTGAAGTATTGAAGTTGATCCAGTTGTTGTTGCCTGTTTTAGAGCATATTCACAGTCGAGGAATTATTCACCGAGATATCTCGCCAGAAAATATTATTTTGCGAGATAGTGACGCTAAACCTGTGTTAATTGACTTTGGGGTGGTTAAGGAACTGGCAACTCGTTTGCGATCGCCAGAGAGTGCAATGCCAGAAACCACTGTGGGAAAATTAGGCTACTCTCCTAGTGAACAAATGCAAACAGGCGGAGCTTATCCTAGCAGTGACTTGTATGCATTAGCAGTAACAGCAATTGTTTTGCTGACTGGTAAAGAACCAAGGGATCTATTTGACGAAAACCAACTAACTTGGAATTGGCAGCGGTGGGCAACAGTTAATCCGCGATTTGCTATAGTGTTGAATCGAATGTTGAATCATATACCGAGTGAGCGCTATCAAAGTGCTGCTAGTGTATCTCAAGTACTACAGGCTTTAGATCAAGTCAGTCTTCCTCCCTTGAATGTGTCCAACGTGCAAACAATCGCTGTTGGTCGCCGTCCTGACTCAGTACCACCAGCAGCTTCGCCCAAGAAACAACCCGCTCCTGTGATTCCACCAAGTTCCCCTAGTTCACTCTTGGATAATCCGTTAGCGATCGCAGCAATTGGCATCGCTGTAGTGATCATAGCCGGATTCGGTTCTTGGGCACTGGTAAGTTCCATCCGCAGTCAGTCGAAACCATCACCAACACAGACGCTTTCACAAAATTTCCCTTCACCAGTTATTTCTGGTGGTACTACATTCACATCCACACCCACCACTGAAGAACCTATTATATCTAGTAGGCGGCTCAATCTTAAAGCATCTAACCCAACCACGGTTGCAGATACACTCAAAACAAATCAAATCATCCGGTATAGTTTTTTTGGGCAGGAAGGTGACAATTTAACTACGTTTCTTGACCCAGGAAGCAGCGTTTTGCTAACAGTCTTCAGTCCCAATCAACAACCAATTGATCAGGATGTCCAACAAGTAACATCATATAAAGGTACATTGCTGGCTACTGGTAGATATACTATTGAGTTAACACTGGTTCCAGGAGTTGCCGAAAGTAATTACAACCTCAATGTTGCATTAGAAACACCAGCAAAACCAACACCTACAGAGACACCTATCCCAATACCTACAGAAACACCCCTGCCAATTCCGACAGAGACACCTATCCCAATACCTACAGAGACACCCCTGCCAATTCCGACAGAGACACCTATCCCAATACCTACAGAGACACCCCTGCCAATTCCGACAGAAACACCCTTCCCAATTCCGACAGAGACACCTAGCCCAATTCCGACCACTGGTGAAACGCCAAGTTTTCCGCCAGCTGATGGAACACAACCATTTTCTGGTCAAAGAAATTAA
- a CDS encoding glycosyltransferase family 39 protein, with protein MLSNQSLWYDEGLSLTNSDVSTLQESIAKVRNIRDSDRFQPLYFIVLFLWRQLFGESEFALRSLSAILGIGSTIVIFFTALRIYGKKHALWSLVILTFSSFCVYYSQEARIYALAMFIASLQLYFFSTVLVENEDNQGISIWLFSIFTAIGIFTNINFCFSTVALCLSHIAIYRNLRQWLQWWLPAGFLSLPPVLYYLSLPGATNPESITVSRLGFPIIQNIIFVLHGILVGTTYGPSMEQLRGDDKVQVVLRYWPHILLLVIVGSVIFLALIKVLLRHKKNNREQHPDYFFASVVVMAFLLGLLLAIVTKFNWVPRHSYFLCFPLAMLIPSALSQRPGITPKRYGVSHLAQIAVISLIVLNIYSLCNYYFNDDYQKDDYRSTVQYLIKNQSTSTKSVVLFGNLRLFRYYGDTLTVNGRNLGNQLIKGITDENFAEKIEKLTNSADIVLLVVNREHLFPKGLIQKEMSDLYNLDSQVNFTYFKIYRFPRKKN; from the coding sequence ATGCTGTCAAACCAGAGTCTTTGGTATGATGAAGGTCTGAGCTTAACTAATTCTGATGTCTCGACACTTCAAGAGAGCATTGCGAAAGTAAGGAATATAAGAGATAGTGATAGATTTCAACCACTGTACTTTATAGTTCTGTTTTTGTGGCGTCAGCTATTTGGTGAAAGCGAATTTGCCCTTCGCTCACTCTCTGCTATTTTAGGAATTGGCTCAACTATCGTTATATTCTTTACTGCTTTGCGGATATATGGAAAAAAGCACGCTTTATGGTCTTTGGTAATCTTAACATTTAGTTCTTTCTGTGTTTACTACAGCCAAGAGGCAAGAATTTATGCCTTAGCAATGTTTATAGCTTCACTTCAACTATATTTCTTCAGCACAGTATTAGTTGAAAATGAAGATAATCAAGGTATTTCAATCTGGCTATTCAGTATTTTTACTGCCATAGGAATTTTTACTAATATTAACTTCTGCTTTTCCACTGTAGCTCTATGTTTATCTCATATTGCCATCTATAGAAATTTAAGGCAATGGCTGCAATGGTGGCTTCCTGCTGGGTTTTTATCTTTACCACCAGTTTTATATTACCTGAGTTTACCTGGAGCAACTAATCCCGAAAGCATTACAGTTTCTCGCTTGGGATTCCCCATAATTCAAAATATTATTTTTGTGCTACATGGAATTTTAGTGGGGACAACCTATGGGCCTTCAATGGAGCAGTTGCGAGGCGATGATAAAGTACAGGTTGTGCTTCGTTACTGGCCTCACATACTTTTATTGGTGATTGTTGGTAGTGTAATTTTTCTGGCTTTAATAAAAGTTTTATTGAGACACAAAAAAAATAACAGAGAGCAGCATCCTGATTATTTCTTTGCTTCTGTTGTTGTCATGGCATTTTTACTAGGACTGCTCTTAGCTATAGTTACCAAATTTAATTGGGTACCGCGTCACTCTTATTTTCTTTGTTTCCCACTTGCCATGCTTATCCCATCAGCTTTGAGTCAAAGACCTGGTATTACTCCAAAGCGCTATGGAGTGTCTCATTTGGCTCAAATTGCTGTCATATCTCTGATAGTTCTGAATATTTATTCTCTTTGTAACTACTACTTTAATGATGACTATCAGAAAGATGACTACCGTTCTACCGTCCAGTACCTGATAAAAAATCAATCAACTTCTACAAAATCTGTAGTTTTATTTGGCAATCTTAGATTATTTAGATACTATGGTGACACTCTAACTGTGAATGGGCGAAATTTGGGTAATCAGTTGATAAAGGGAATTACTGATGAAAATTTTGCAGAAAAGATTGAAAAATTAACAAATAGTGCGGACATAGTTTTGCTCGTAGTTAATCGTGAACATTTATTTCCCAAAGGATTGATTCAAAAAGAGATGAGCGATTTGTATAATCTGGATTCTCAAGTTAATTTTACATATTTCAAAATCTATCGTTTTCCCAGGAAGAAAAATTGA
- a CDS encoding NAD-dependent epimerase/dehydratase family protein has product MRHIIFGGDGFVGRYLAEDLISKGKQVIVCDIHQSKLPIYPEAAFIKLDITKLEAFEALKLTPTDIVYHLAARQYDRNIPKRNRRQYFEQVNCIGTANVLEHLSQQGSRNLIYFSTDMVYGKPQRLPVDINHDRKPYGPYGQSKKKAEDLCKLYREKGINITIFRPRLIIGPGRLGVLGKLFFLINKNLPVPMIGNGSNHYQMVSVFDCVSAIRCAVNKGVPNQEYNLGSKEPPSVEELLGNFIKRVKSNSFLIKTPGSLIKQVLKLLDRLGLTLMYEEQFMIADENYIVDVSKTENDLGWKPDYQDDEMIYQAFKEYKNRLKKTGY; this is encoded by the coding sequence ATGAGACACATAATTTTTGGTGGAGATGGTTTTGTCGGTCGGTATTTAGCCGAAGATTTAATTAGTAAAGGCAAACAAGTTATAGTTTGCGATATTCACCAAAGCAAGCTACCAATTTATCCAGAAGCAGCTTTTATAAAACTTGATATTACTAAACTAGAAGCCTTTGAGGCGTTGAAACTTACGCCTACAGATATTGTTTATCATCTAGCCGCAAGGCAGTATGACCGTAATATTCCAAAACGAAATAGACGGCAATATTTTGAACAAGTTAATTGTATTGGTACTGCCAACGTATTAGAACATTTAAGTCAGCAAGGCAGCCGAAATCTAATCTATTTCAGTACTGATATGGTTTATGGCAAACCACAAAGGCTTCCTGTAGATATAAACCATGACAGGAAACCCTATGGCCCTTATGGTCAGAGCAAAAAAAAAGCAGAAGATTTATGTAAATTATATCGAGAAAAAGGGATCAATATAACAATTTTTAGACCCCGCCTGATCATTGGTCCAGGGAGGTTGGGAGTCTTGGGAAAATTGTTTTTTTTAATCAATAAAAATTTGCCAGTTCCTATGATTGGAAATGGCTCCAACCATTATCAAATGGTATCTGTTTTCGATTGTGTGAGTGCTATTCGATGTGCTGTGAATAAAGGAGTTCCTAACCAAGAATACAATCTTGGTTCAAAAGAACCACCGAGTGTCGAAGAACTTTTAGGCAACTTTATTAAGAGGGTAAAATCAAATTCTTTTTTAATCAAAACGCCAGGCAGTTTGATTAAGCAAGTTCTAAAGCTGCTTGATAGATTGGGTTTAACACTGATGTACGAAGAACAATTTATGATTGCCGACGAAAATTATATTGTTGATGTCTCGAAAACTGAAAATGATCTGGGTTGGAAACCTGATTATCAAGATGATGAAATGATATATCAGGCATTTAAGGAATATAAAAATCGCTTAAAAAAAACCGGTTACTAA
- a CDS encoding YqeG family HAD IIIA-type phosphatase, which translates to MKNYKFFFRKWLRPSVIEKRYILPQRVHLLADIEIDQIKSSGIKGIILDLDNTIVSEDDRYLSPWAEDWITKAKLAGLQFFILSNGKRRYRVKFWSHRLDIQAISPAKKPFPRSFRQAIAYMRLQPKQVVVIGDSLHTDVLGAWLSGCYCIQSATLPHPPRWWEKLASKWVQMPYPDGSEIWDFDAAVDYKSFL; encoded by the coding sequence ATGAAAAATTACAAATTTTTTTTCCGGAAGTGGCTTCGACCATCTGTCATAGAGAAACGTTACATACTTCCACAACGTGTCCACCTACTGGCTGACATCGAAATTGACCAGATCAAAAGCAGTGGTATCAAAGGAATCATTCTCGATTTAGATAACACTATTGTTTCGGAAGATGACCGTTACCTTTCTCCTTGGGCAGAAGATTGGATTACAAAAGCAAAGTTAGCCGGATTGCAATTTTTTATCCTCTCGAATGGGAAACGTCGGTATCGCGTCAAATTTTGGTCACATCGTCTCGATATACAGGCTATTAGTCCAGCCAAGAAGCCTTTTCCCAGGTCATTTCGTCAGGCAATTGCTTATATGCGGCTGCAACCCAAACAAGTGGTCGTCATTGGTGATAGTTTACATACAGATGTTTTGGGAGCATGGCTTTCTGGCTGCTATTGTATCCAATCTGCCACACTTCCTCACCCCCCCAGATGGTGGGAAAAACTCGCCAGTAAATGGGTACAAATGCCTTATCCCGATGGCAGCGAAATTTGGGATTTTGATGCTGCTGTTGACTATAAAAGTTTCTTGTAG